Genomic DNA from Chloroflexia bacterium SDU3-3:
TGGGCTGATCAAACCCGGCGGCACGATCGTGGAGGCCACCAGCGGCAACACCGGCGTAGGCCTGGCGATCGCCGCCGCGATCAAGGGCTACAAGAGCATCTTCGTGATGCCCGACAAGATGAGCGAGGAGAAGATCCGCCAGCTGCGCGCCTTCGGGGCGCGCGTGGTGATCACGCCCACCGCAGTCGAGCCAGACGACCCCCGATCGTACTACTCGGTCTCGCGGCGGCTGGCCGAGGAGACCCCTAACGCCATCCTGGCGGGCCAGTACTGGAACGCATCCAACCCCGAGGCCCACTACCGCAGCACTGGCCCCGAGCTGTGGAAGCAGACCGGCGGCAGGATCAAGGCGTTTATCGCTGGCATGGGCACTGGCGGCACGATCAGCGGCACCGGGCGCTACCTGAAAGAGCAGAACCCCGACATCAAGGTGGTAGGCATCGATCCCTACGGCTCGCTGCTGCACCGCTACTTCTACACCCGCGAGCTTGGCGACACCCACGGCTACAAGGTAGAGGGCGTGGGCGAGGATTTTCTGCCCAGCACGCTCGACTTCAGCGTGATCGATGACGTGGTGCAGGTGGGCGACCGCGAGGCCTTCACCATGACGCGGCGGCTGGTGCGCGAGGAAGGGCTGTTCTGCGGCGGCTCGTGCGGGATGGCGGTGGCCGGGGCGATCAAATGGCTGCGCAGCGAGCAGGCCGCCCACCTGACCGAGGATGATGTGGTGGTGGTGCTGCTGCCCGACAGCGGCGCACGCTACCTCTCGAAGATCTTCGACGACACCTGGATGCGCGAGAACGGCTTCCTTGAGCTGTCCACCGTGGCCGATCTGCTCGCCGCACGCCAGGGCCAGCTGATCAGCGCCAGCGAGGACACCACCGTCGAGGCCGCCATCCGCCAGATGAAGACCCACGGTATCTCGCAGCTGCCCGTGCTGGATGCCCAGGGCCACCTGCACGGTATCATCGGCGAGAGCGACCTGCTCGACTACCTGCTAGGCGGCGGGGCCATGAGCCACACCATCACCGACCTGCACGCCCACGAGGTCGCCACCGTCGATCTGGCCACCCCAATCGAGGATCTGACCAGCATCTTCGGGCGCGGGCAGGCCGCCGTGGCGGTAGAGGATGGCCGGGTGGTCGGCATCGTCACCAAGATCGACGTGATCGACTTCCTGGCCCAGCGACGCTAGCGGCCCAGCAAAAAGGGCTGCTTGGCATCGCCAAGCAGCCCTTCGCTATGCGGCGCGGCGCTACAGCGGCTTGATCGCCAGCCCGGTCTGCTCAAGCGCATACGAGATGCTCGACTGC
This window encodes:
- a CDS encoding cystathionine beta-synthase; the protein is MDIKTTILDAIGNTPLVQLGAVARNIQPRLVAKVEFMNPGGSVKDRIGIAMIEAAERDGLIKPGGTIVEATSGNTGVGLAIAAAIKGYKSIFVMPDKMSEEKIRQLRAFGARVVITPTAVEPDDPRSYYSVSRRLAEETPNAILAGQYWNASNPEAHYRSTGPELWKQTGGRIKAFIAGMGTGGTISGTGRYLKEQNPDIKVVGIDPYGSLLHRYFYTRELGDTHGYKVEGVGEDFLPSTLDFSVIDDVVQVGDREAFTMTRRLVREEGLFCGGSCGMAVAGAIKWLRSEQAAHLTEDDVVVVLLPDSGARYLSKIFDDTWMRENGFLELSTVADLLAARQGQLISASEDTTVEAAIRQMKTHGISQLPVLDAQGHLHGIIGESDLLDYLLGGGAMSHTITDLHAHEVATVDLATPIEDLTSIFGRGQAAVAVEDGRVVGIVTKIDVIDFLAQRR